A genomic region of Roseateles amylovorans contains the following coding sequences:
- a CDS encoding disulfide bond formation protein B: MSALTPSRALAFSALASVAALAAALVAQYQFDIKPCPWCVMQRGIFILIAVVSALGWLLQRFSAARVLSLLLVGALAVAGLVAAGYQHEVAAKLASCDMTFADRVLTALDLEARWPSVFMVTASCSEASAYTLLGQPYEIWSGLLFTLIALFSLLSVKHRRLNRR, translated from the coding sequence ATGAGCGCGCTGACCCCTTCCCGCGCGCTGGCCTTCAGCGCGCTGGCCTCGGTCGCGGCCTTGGCCGCCGCGCTGGTCGCCCAATATCAGTTCGACATCAAGCCGTGTCCGTGGTGCGTGATGCAGCGCGGCATCTTCATCCTGATCGCCGTGGTGAGCGCCCTGGGCTGGCTGCTGCAACGCTTCAGCGCCGCGCGGGTGCTGTCGCTGCTGCTGGTGGGCGCCCTGGCGGTGGCCGGGCTGGTCGCGGCCGGGTATCAGCATGAGGTGGCCGCCAAGCTGGCGAGCTGCGACATGACCTTCGCCGACCGGGTGCTGACTGCGCTGGATCTCGAGGCCCGCTGGCCGTCCGTCTTCATGGTCACCGCCTCCTGCAGCGAGGCTTCCGCCTACACCTTGCTGGGCCAGCCCTACGAGATCTGGAGCGGCCTGCTGTTCACGCTGATTGCGTTGTTCAGCCTGCTGTCCGTGAAGCACCGCCGCTTGAACCGGCGTTGA
- a CDS encoding DUF1800 domain-containing protein: MLRFPWSSAAVTAAAAALSACGGGGGGGADGTANPAGTPAPGEVGAPTPAPAPPPSGSNGGSTAPVPAPNPAPTPSTSPAVPVTYPLPNDAQAARFLAQAGFAATPADIATLKAIGYSGWLDLQFLAPRTESRWDRMVRVGLGGESYKYNAWNGLDGTTWCKLIGSPDQLRQRMVLALSDLFIVSTLGINSAWRTMTIVAYADLLEDHAFGTFRQLLEAVALSPAMGQYLSMRGSRKEDAKTGRQPDENFAREVMQLFTIGLVQLQPDGTPVMSGGRPVETYDLTQITELARVFTGWDVDSSNPSGADPGYLRRPMVHLASRFSTGAKSVLGTSIPASADGPTAMRLALDTLCNHPNVGPFIGRQLIQRLVCSHPSPAYVQRVAAVFNDNGQGQRGDLKAVLRAILLDIDARQPSGTAAAGKLREPVQRFVQMARTTGMVSAGDIWAVGDTSNPDTRLGQCPFRGPSVFGFFRPGYVPPNSALAANAITAPEFQLCNETTVAGYLNFMHSLLTNGIGDLKADFTPDLALVGDSRAMVARQALLLAGDGISEATQARIAAALNTINVSTDAGQLNRVKASWMLLLSSPEYQIQK; this comes from the coding sequence ATGCTTCGATTCCCCTGGTCTTCCGCCGCCGTCACGGCTGCTGCCGCCGCATTGAGCGCCTGTGGCGGAGGCGGTGGCGGAGGTGCCGATGGCACCGCCAATCCCGCCGGAACACCAGCGCCAGGTGAGGTCGGCGCGCCCACGCCGGCGCCCGCGCCCCCACCGTCCGGCAGCAACGGCGGATCGACCGCGCCGGTGCCTGCACCCAACCCGGCGCCGACGCCATCGACCTCGCCCGCGGTGCCGGTGACCTATCCCTTGCCCAACGATGCCCAGGCGGCACGCTTTCTGGCGCAGGCCGGCTTCGCCGCCACGCCGGCGGACATCGCCACGCTGAAGGCCATCGGCTACAGCGGCTGGCTGGACCTGCAGTTCCTCGCGCCGCGCACTGAAAGCCGCTGGGACCGCATGGTGCGCGTGGGCCTGGGCGGCGAGTCCTACAAGTACAACGCCTGGAACGGCCTGGACGGCACCACCTGGTGCAAGCTGATCGGCTCGCCCGACCAATTGCGACAGCGCATGGTGCTGGCTCTGTCGGACCTGTTCATCGTGTCCACGCTCGGCATCAACTCGGCCTGGCGCACGATGACCATCGTGGCCTATGCGGACCTGCTGGAAGACCATGCCTTCGGCACCTTCCGCCAGTTGCTCGAGGCCGTGGCGCTGTCGCCCGCCATGGGCCAGTACCTGTCGATGCGCGGCAGCCGCAAGGAGGACGCCAAGACCGGTCGGCAGCCCGATGAAAACTTCGCCCGCGAGGTGATGCAGCTCTTCACCATCGGCCTGGTGCAACTGCAGCCGGATGGCACGCCGGTGATGTCGGGTGGTCGTCCGGTGGAGACCTATGACCTGACCCAGATCACCGAGCTGGCCCGGGTCTTCACCGGCTGGGATGTAGACAGCAGCAACCCGTCCGGCGCGGATCCCGGCTATCTGCGCCGGCCGATGGTCCACCTGGCCAGCCGCTTCTCGACCGGCGCCAAGTCGGTGCTGGGCACGAGCATCCCCGCCAGCGCCGATGGCCCGACCGCGATGCGCCTGGCGCTGGACACGCTGTGCAACCATCCGAATGTCGGCCCCTTCATCGGGCGGCAGTTGATCCAGCGCCTGGTGTGCTCGCATCCGAGCCCGGCCTATGTGCAGCGGGTGGCCGCCGTCTTCAATGACAACGGCCAGGGCCAGCGCGGTGACCTCAAGGCCGTGCTGCGCGCCATCCTGCTGGACATCGACGCTCGCCAGCCCAGTGGGACCGCTGCAGCGGGCAAGCTGCGCGAGCCGGTGCAGCGCTTCGTGCAGATGGCCCGCACCACCGGCATGGTGTCGGCGGGCGACATCTGGGCGGTGGGCGACACCAGCAATCCGGATACGCGGCTGGGGCAGTGCCCGTTCCGCGGGCCATCGGTGTTCGGCTTCTTCCGGCCCGGGTATGTGCCGCCGAATTCGGCGCTGGCCGCCAACGCCATCACCGCGCCGGAGTTCCAGCTCTGCAATGAGACGACGGTGGCCGGTTATCTCAACTTCATGCACAGCCTGCTGACCAACGGCATCGGCGACTTGAAGGCGGACTTCACCCCGGACCTGGCGCTGGTGGGCGACAGCCGGGCGATGGTGGCCCGTCAGGCCCTGCTGCTGGCGGGGGATGGCATCTCGGAGGCCACCCAGGCGCGCATCGCGGCGGCGCTCAACACCATCAATGTCTCGACCGACGCCGGCCAGCTCAACCGGGTCAAGGCCTCCTGGATGCTGCTGCTGTCCAGCCCCGAATATCAGATCCAGAAGTAA
- a CDS encoding alkaline phosphatase D family protein, protein MDRRRFLNASALVGGASLILPQAVRAQAPAMITRDGMRPQMPHGVQSGDALSDAAVIWTRSDRPARMWLEWSTTASFAQAQKVRGPHLLEDSDFTGRVDLRGLPAGQEIFYRVMLQDLHNERVMSEGVNGHLRLPAAAGTRPMRDVRFAWSGDTVGQGWGINESWGGMKIYEQIRRINPDFFLHSGDTIYADSPISAEVKLPDGTLWTNLVTEQVSKVAETLDEYRGRYRYNLMDANVRRMSAEVPQIWQWDDHEITNNYSDSKDLSADKRYTEKNVPLLVARGTKAFMEYAPMRRFGDAEAERVYRHLPQGPLLDLFVVDMRSYRGPNSANLQTEENAESTFMGRPQLQWLLDGLKRSKAVWKVIAADMPIGLQVNDGKDAQGQDKWEAIANGEDGAPKGRELEIARLLSEIKRANLHNIVWLTADVHYTAAHFFDPTRAKFSDFLPFWEFVSGPLHAGGFGPNKPDATFGMQVVYEKAPNEVNAPPTNGMQFFGQVDIDAKTRAMTVTLKDLVGASLYSKTLAPHRG, encoded by the coding sequence ATGGATCGCCGCCGCTTCCTGAATGCCAGCGCCCTTGTCGGGGGTGCGTCGTTGATCCTGCCGCAGGCGGTTCGTGCGCAGGCGCCCGCGATGATCACCCGGGACGGCATGCGCCCGCAGATGCCGCACGGCGTGCAGAGCGGCGATGCGCTGTCCGATGCCGCCGTGATCTGGACCCGCAGCGACCGCCCTGCCCGCATGTGGCTGGAATGGTCCACCACCGCCAGCTTCGCCCAGGCGCAGAAAGTGCGCGGCCCGCATCTGCTGGAGGACAGCGACTTCACCGGCCGGGTCGACCTGCGTGGGCTGCCTGCGGGCCAGGAGATCTTCTATCGCGTCATGCTGCAGGACCTGCACAACGAGCGGGTGATGTCCGAAGGGGTCAACGGCCATCTGCGGCTGCCCGCCGCCGCCGGCACGCGGCCAATGCGCGATGTGCGCTTCGCCTGGAGCGGCGACACCGTCGGCCAGGGCTGGGGCATCAACGAATCCTGGGGCGGCATGAAGATCTATGAGCAGATCCGCCGCATCAATCCCGACTTCTTCTTGCATTCCGGCGACACCATCTATGCCGACAGCCCCATCAGCGCCGAGGTGAAGCTGCCCGACGGCACCCTCTGGACCAACCTGGTGACCGAGCAGGTCAGCAAGGTCGCCGAGACGCTGGACGAATACCGTGGCCGCTATCGCTACAACCTGATGGATGCGAATGTGCGCCGCATGTCGGCCGAGGTGCCCCAGATCTGGCAATGGGACGACCACGAGATCACCAACAACTATTCCGACAGCAAGGACCTCAGCGCCGACAAGCGCTACACCGAGAAGAACGTCCCGCTGCTGGTCGCGCGCGGCACCAAGGCCTTCATGGAATATGCCCCGATGCGCCGCTTCGGCGATGCGGAGGCGGAGCGTGTCTATCGCCACCTGCCGCAGGGACCGCTGCTGGATCTGTTCGTCGTCGACATGCGCAGCTACCGCGGCCCCAACAGCGCCAACCTGCAGACCGAGGAAAACGCCGAGAGCACCTTCATGGGCCGACCGCAGCTCCAATGGCTGCTGGACGGCCTGAAGCGCTCCAAGGCGGTCTGGAAAGTCATCGCGGCGGACATGCCGATCGGCCTGCAGGTGAACGACGGCAAGGATGCGCAGGGTCAGGACAAGTGGGAAGCCATCGCCAATGGCGAGGACGGCGCGCCGAAGGGCCGCGAACTCGAGATCGCCCGACTGCTCAGCGAGATCAAGCGCGCCAACCTCCACAACATCGTGTGGCTGACCGCCGATGTGCACTACACCGCCGCCCACTTCTTCGATCCCACGCGGGCGAAGTTCAGCGACTTCCTGCCCTTCTGGGAATTCGTCTCCGGCCCGCTGCATGCCGGCGGCTTCGGACCGAACAAGCCGGATGCGACCTTCGGCATGCAGGTGGTCTATGAAAAGGCCCCCAACGAAGTGAATGCACCGCCGACCAACGGCATGCAGTTCTTCGGGCAGGTGGACATCGACGCCAAGACCCGCGCCATGACGGTCACGCTCAAGGACCTGGTCGGCGCCTCGCTCTACAGCAAGACGCTGGCGCCACATCGGGGCTGA
- a CDS encoding DUF1800 domain-containing protein, which translates to MTEDASSPAAALSAASTAGAVLSAAALLAACGGGSSTDSGSDSDPQNALPANDGEAARFLAQAGFAASTTDVATVKSVGYGRWLDMQFNASRSQTHYDWLVAKGYSAETYRNSLAGVDATLWRKLIGSSDQLRQRVVLALSEIFVVSMNGLPVSWPGFAVAGYVDMLEERCFGTFRNLLEGVTLSPAMGVYLAMRGNRKEDPRSGRQPDENYAREVMQLFTIGLNQLNPDGSPKTNGGKTIDTYTLAQISEVARVFTGWDFDTTAPSGADPSYMRRPMVHTASRFSTGVKKVLDTTIPESADGPAAMKAALDTLANHPNVGPFIGRQLIQRLVCSNPSGAYVQRVATAFNDNGQGVRGDMKAVIRAVLLDSEARTPSANPGGGKLREPVQRLIQWARTVGMSSPGDLWAIGDCSNPASRLGQSPMRSGSVFNFFRPGYVPPNSQLGTNGVTAPEFQLCNESTVAGYLNFMQGLVNAGIGDMKPDYTADLAIAADATALVQRHALLLGGGTVSEATITTITTAVGAIVATTDAGKLNRVKASWLLMLASPDYQIQK; encoded by the coding sequence ATGACCGAGGACGCCAGCAGCCCGGCAGCCGCGCTCAGCGCCGCCAGCACCGCCGGCGCCGTGCTGTCGGCCGCAGCCCTGCTGGCCGCTTGCGGCGGCGGTAGCAGCACAGACAGCGGTTCGGATTCAGATCCACAGAACGCCCTGCCCGCCAATGACGGCGAGGCCGCTCGGTTCCTGGCACAGGCCGGATTCGCCGCCAGCACGACCGACGTCGCCACAGTGAAATCCGTCGGCTATGGGCGCTGGCTGGACATGCAGTTCAACGCCAGTCGCAGCCAAACCCATTACGACTGGCTCGTGGCCAAAGGCTATTCCGCAGAGACCTATCGCAACAGCCTCGCCGGGGTGGACGCCACCCTCTGGCGCAAACTCATCGGCTCGTCCGATCAGTTGCGCCAACGCGTGGTGCTGGCCCTGTCGGAAATCTTCGTGGTGTCGATGAACGGCCTGCCCGTGAGCTGGCCCGGCTTCGCAGTGGCTGGCTATGTCGACATGCTGGAAGAACGCTGCTTCGGCACCTTTCGCAATCTGCTGGAAGGCGTGACGCTGTCGCCCGCCATGGGCGTCTACCTCGCCATGCGCGGCAACCGCAAGGAAGATCCTCGCTCCGGTCGTCAGCCCGATGAGAACTACGCCCGCGAGGTGATGCAGCTGTTCACCATCGGTTTGAATCAGCTCAACCCCGATGGCTCGCCCAAGACCAACGGCGGAAAAACCATCGATACCTACACCCTCGCGCAGATCAGCGAGGTCGCCCGGGTGTTCACCGGCTGGGATTTCGATACGACCGCGCCCAGCGGTGCCGATCCCAGCTACATGCGCCGTCCCATGGTGCACACCGCCAGCCGCTTCTCCACCGGCGTGAAGAAGGTGCTGGACACCACCATCCCCGAAAGCGCCGACGGCCCCGCCGCCATGAAGGCCGCCCTCGATACGCTGGCCAACCATCCCAATGTCGGCCCGTTCATCGGTCGCCAACTGATTCAGCGACTGGTCTGCTCCAACCCCAGCGGCGCCTATGTGCAACGCGTGGCCACCGCGTTCAACGACAACGGGCAGGGCGTGCGCGGCGACATGAAGGCGGTGATCCGCGCCGTGCTGCTGGACAGCGAGGCCCGCACCCCCTCCGCCAACCCCGGCGGCGGCAAGTTGCGCGAACCGGTGCAGCGGCTGATCCAGTGGGCCCGCACCGTGGGCATGAGCTCGCCCGGCGACCTCTGGGCCATCGGCGATTGCAGCAATCCGGCGTCGCGCCTGGGCCAGAGCCCGATGCGCAGCGGCTCGGTGTTCAATTTCTTCCGGCCAGGCTATGTGCCGCCCAATTCGCAGCTCGGGACCAACGGGGTCACCGCGCCGGAGTTCCAGCTCTGCAATGAAAGCACCGTCGCCGGTTATCTGAACTTCATGCAAGGCCTGGTGAACGCCGGCATCGGCGACATGAAGCCCGACTACACCGCCGACCTGGCCATCGCCGCCGACGCCACCGCCCTGGTCCAGCGCCACGCGCTGCTGCTGGGCGGCGGCACGGTGTCCGAAGCCACGATCACCACGATCACCACCGCCGTGGGCGCCATCGTGGCCACCACCGACGCCGGCAAGCTCAATCGCGTCAAAGCCTCCTGGCTGCTGATGCTGGCTTCCCCCGACTACCAGATCCAGAAGTAA
- a CDS encoding helix-turn-helix domain-containing protein: MRFIYSSTASTGSRVPDPVVALVFQQGMTPAQAWRTHLGLALDAVAARLGLSPPDYEQLELSMWLARSMRARLAQVLGIEAGQLDF; the protein is encoded by the coding sequence ATGCGATTCATCTACAGCTCAACCGCGTCGACCGGCAGCCGGGTGCCTGATCCGGTGGTGGCCCTGGTGTTCCAACAAGGCATGACACCGGCCCAGGCCTGGCGCACCCATCTGGGTCTGGCGCTGGACGCGGTGGCGGCGCGGCTGGGGCTCTCGCCGCCCGACTATGAGCAACTGGAGCTCAGCATGTGGCTGGCGCGGTCGATGCGGGCGCGTCTGGCCCAGGTCTTGGGCATCGAGGCCGGCCAACTGGACTTCTGA
- a CDS encoding RidA family protein, whose protein sequence is MSTRTASVYDRLQQLGITLPPVAVPAAAYVPFVRTGNLVFLSGHIAKQDGKPWVGQLGKDVDTATGKAAARAIAIDLMGTLHAAVGDLNKVTRIVKLMSLVNSTGDFTEQHLVTNGASELFGEVFGPQVGAHARSAFGVAQIPMGACVEIELIAEIAD, encoded by the coding sequence ATGAGCACCCGTACCGCGTCCGTCTACGACCGTCTTCAGCAACTCGGCATCACCCTGCCACCGGTGGCCGTGCCCGCCGCCGCCTACGTGCCGTTCGTGCGCACCGGCAACCTGGTGTTCCTGTCCGGTCATATCGCCAAACAGGATGGCAAGCCCTGGGTGGGCCAACTGGGCAAGGATGTCGACACCGCCACCGGCAAGGCCGCCGCGCGCGCCATCGCCATCGACCTGATGGGCACGCTGCACGCGGCCGTCGGCGATCTGAACAAGGTGACCCGCATCGTCAAGCTGATGAGCCTGGTCAACAGCACCGGCGACTTCACCGAACAGCACTTGGTGACCAACGGCGCCTCCGAACTGTTCGGCGAGGTGTTCGGGCCGCAGGTCGGCGCCCATGCGCGCAGTGCCTTCGGGGTGGCGCAGATTCCGATGGGCGCTTGTGTCGAGATCGAACTGATCGCCGAGATCGCTGATTGA
- a CDS encoding helix-turn-helix transcriptional regulator, with protein MDGMLGRSPELGWLTAYRGPERRRGGPDKWWRHALDEIDLGVCLVGLGGKLLYANCTARDQLGPRSPLQIVDGLVSAGLRLDQQRLEQALLDAQQRSLRHLICLGRGADRLALSVLPMQEAGAPAQALLVLGKRNLCGELPMLAFAREHQLTAAEQQVLQALCEGLQPQEIAQRHGVAISTVRTQIASVRAKTATESIRELVAMIAQLPPMQGVLRAMEYR; from the coding sequence ATGGATGGAATGCTGGGGAGGTCCCCGGAACTCGGATGGCTGACCGCTTACCGCGGCCCTGAACGGCGACGCGGCGGACCGGACAAGTGGTGGCGCCATGCGCTCGACGAGATCGACCTGGGTGTGTGCCTGGTCGGCCTCGGCGGCAAGCTGCTGTATGCGAATTGCACCGCGAGGGACCAGCTCGGCCCCCGCTCGCCGCTGCAGATCGTCGACGGGCTGGTGAGCGCCGGCCTGCGGCTCGATCAGCAGCGGCTGGAGCAGGCCCTGCTCGATGCGCAGCAGCGCAGCCTGCGCCATCTGATCTGTCTGGGACGCGGCGCCGACCGGCTGGCGCTGTCGGTGCTGCCGATGCAGGAGGCGGGCGCGCCGGCCCAGGCGCTGCTGGTGCTGGGCAAGCGCAATCTGTGCGGGGAATTGCCGATGCTGGCCTTCGCCCGTGAACATCAGCTCACCGCCGCCGAACAGCAGGTGCTGCAGGCGCTGTGCGAGGGGCTGCAGCCGCAGGAGATCGCCCAGCGCCACGGCGTGGCCATCTCCACCGTGCGCACCCAGATCGCCAGCGTGCGCGCCAAGACCGCGACCGAAAGCATCCGTGAGTTGGTCGCGATGATTGCGCAGCTGCCGCCGATGCAGGGTGTGCTGCGGGCGATGGAGTACCGCTGA
- a CDS encoding DUF1501 domain-containing protein: MAHVSRLAALRRREFLKRASALSVAGTAAPWALQLAAINEAAAATAPGDYKALVCLFLYGGNDHGNTLVPYDAASHQLYSTIRQTLATPRDQLAATALTPSVALPDGRQMALAPTMTGLKPVFDAGRLAVMLNIGTLMQPTTLAQYKAGNVPLPPKLFSHNDQQSLWQSSNPEGAISGWGGRLGDQFLSSNGNATFSCINISGNAVYMAGKQAVQYQMNSGGAVAINGVTRTLFGSQACSDALRTLVTGERSHWMEAELNRVTARSITAQSTISSALSNITLQTPFETGSLAAQLQMVARLIGARQALGASRQVFFVSLGGFDLHDLLVNQHPGLLGSVGNAMASFDAALQELGVAQNVTTFTASDFGRTLSSNGDGSDHGWGSYHFVMGGAVKGGRFYGQLPSVSVGGPDDVGQGRLLPTTSVDQLAATLARWMGVSATDLPLVLPGIVNFDQKDLGFMTV, encoded by the coding sequence ATGGCCCACGTCTCCCGTCTGGCGGCCCTGCGTCGCCGCGAATTCCTCAAGCGCGCCTCCGCCCTGTCCGTGGCCGGCACCGCCGCGCCCTGGGCGCTGCAGCTTGCCGCCATCAACGAGGCCGCCGCCGCCACCGCCCCTGGTGATTACAAGGCGCTGGTCTGTCTGTTCCTGTACGGCGGCAACGACCACGGCAACACCCTGGTGCCCTACGACGCGGCCAGCCACCAGCTCTACAGCACCATCCGCCAGACCTTGGCCACGCCCCGCGACCAGCTGGCTGCCACCGCGCTGACCCCCTCGGTCGCGCTGCCCGACGGCCGCCAGATGGCGCTCGCGCCCACGATGACCGGCCTCAAGCCGGTGTTCGACGCCGGTCGTCTGGCGGTGATGCTCAACATCGGCACGCTGATGCAGCCGACCACGCTGGCCCAGTACAAGGCCGGCAATGTGCCGCTGCCGCCGAAGCTGTTCTCCCACAACGACCAGCAAAGCCTGTGGCAGTCCTCCAATCCGGAAGGCGCGATCTCCGGCTGGGGCGGGCGCCTGGGCGATCAGTTCCTGTCCAGCAACGGCAATGCGACCTTCAGCTGCATCAACATCTCCGGCAACGCGGTCTACATGGCCGGCAAGCAGGCGGTGCAATACCAGATGAACAGTGGCGGCGCCGTGGCCATCAACGGCGTCACCCGCACCCTGTTCGGCTCGCAGGCCTGCAGCGATGCGCTGCGCACCCTGGTCACCGGCGAACGCAGCCACTGGATGGAGGCCGAGCTCAATCGCGTCACCGCGCGCTCGATCACCGCCCAATCCACCATCAGCAGCGCGTTGTCCAACATCACGCTGCAGACGCCGTTCGAGACCGGCTCGCTGGCAGCGCAGCTGCAGATGGTCGCCCGGCTGATCGGCGCCCGTCAGGCGCTGGGGGCCTCGCGCCAGGTGTTCTTCGTGTCGCTGGGCGGCTTCGACCTGCACGACCTGCTGGTGAATCAGCATCCCGGCCTGCTGGGATCGGTCGGCAATGCGATGGCCAGCTTCGATGCCGCGCTGCAGGAACTGGGCGTGGCGCAGAACGTCACCACCTTCACCGCCTCCGACTTCGGCCGCACGCTGAGCTCCAACGGCGATGGCTCCGATCACGGCTGGGGCAGCTATCACTTCGTGATGGGTGGCGCGGTCAAGGGCGGCCGCTTCTACGGCCAACTGCCGTCAGTCAGCGTCGGCGGACCGGACGACGTCGGCCAGGGCCGGCTGCTGCCGACCACCTCGGTCGACCAACTGGCCGCCACGCTCGCGCGCTGGATGGGCGTGAGCGCCACCGACCTGCCGCTGGTGCTGCCCGGCATCGTGAACTTCGACCAGAAAGACCTTGGCTTCATGACGGTCTGA
- a CDS encoding DUF1501 domain-containing protein, producing MAHVSRLGALKRREFLKRASALSVAGTAAPWALQLATINDAAAATVGGSDYKALVCVFLYGGNDHANTVVPFDAASHQSYAAIRQTLALSREALSDTALNPSVALPDSRQMALAPSLAALKPVFDQGRLAVMLNIGTLMQPTTLAQYQAGSALLPPKLFSHNDQQSLWQSSNPEGAISGWGGRMGDLMLGGNGNATFTCVNLSGNSVYLAGNQAFQYQMGLNGATAIYGTSRPLFGSQACTDLMRSLITDERSHWMEAELNRVSARSMQAQSVVTGALSGMTLQTGFDAGNPLALQLQMVARMIGVRSALGASRQVFFVSLGGFDLHDNLMSVHPALMGQLGGAMASFDAALRELGVAEKVTTFTASDFGRTLSSNGDGSDHGWGSHHFVMGGAVRGGRFYGTAPSVSVNGPDDVGQGRLLPTTAVDELAATLALWMGVSPTDLPRVLPGVGHFNARDLGFMA from the coding sequence GTGGCCCATGTCTCCCGACTCGGCGCGCTCAAGCGCCGCGAGTTCCTCAAACGCGCCAGCGCCCTGTCGGTGGCCGGCACCGCCGCGCCCTGGGCGCTGCAGCTCGCCACCATCAATGACGCCGCTGCCGCCACGGTGGGCGGCAGCGACTACAAGGCGCTGGTCTGCGTGTTCCTCTACGGTGGCAACGACCACGCCAACACGGTGGTGCCGTTCGATGCCGCCAGCCATCAGTCCTACGCCGCCATTCGACAGACGCTCGCACTCTCGCGCGAGGCGCTGAGCGACACCGCGCTCAATCCCTCGGTTGCGCTGCCGGACAGCCGTCAGATGGCGCTGGCCCCCAGCCTGGCCGCGCTCAAGCCGGTGTTCGACCAGGGGCGCCTGGCGGTGATGCTCAACATCGGCACCCTGATGCAGCCGACCACCCTCGCGCAGTACCAGGCCGGCAGCGCGCTGCTTCCGCCCAAGCTGTTCTCCCACAACGACCAGCAGAGCCTGTGGCAGTCCTCCAATCCCGAGGGCGCGATCTCCGGCTGGGGCGGGCGCATGGGTGACCTGATGCTGGGCGGCAACGGCAACGCCACCTTCACTTGCGTGAACCTGTCGGGCAACTCGGTCTACCTGGCTGGCAACCAGGCCTTCCAGTACCAGATGGGCCTGAACGGGGCGACTGCCATCTACGGCACCAGCCGGCCGCTGTTCGGTTCACAGGCCTGCACCGACCTGATGCGCAGCCTGATCACCGACGAGCGCAGCCACTGGATGGAGGCCGAGCTCAACCGGGTGTCGGCGCGCTCCATGCAGGCGCAGTCGGTGGTCACCGGCGCGCTGTCGGGCATGACGCTGCAGACCGGCTTCGACGCCGGCAACCCGCTGGCACTGCAACTGCAGATGGTCGCCCGCATGATCGGGGTGCGCAGCGCGCTCGGGGCGTCGCGGCAGGTGTTCTTCGTGTCGCTGGGCGGCTTCGATCTGCACGACAACCTGATGTCGGTGCATCCGGCCTTGATGGGACAGCTGGGCGGCGCGATGGCCAGCTTCGACGCGGCGCTGCGCGAGCTCGGTGTGGCCGAGAAGGTCACCACCTTCACCGCCTCCGATTTCGGGCGCACGCTCAGCTCCAACGGTGATGGCTCCGACCACGGCTGGGGCTCCCACCACTTCGTGATGGGCGGCGCGGTGCGCGGTGGCCGCTTCTACGGGACCGCGCCGTCGGTGAGTGTGAACGGTCCGGATGATGTGGGGCAGGGCCGGCTGCTGCCGACCACCGCCGTCGATGAACTGGCCGCGACGCTGGCGCTGTGGATGGGGGTGTCACCGACCGATCTGCCTCGGGTGTTGCCGGGCGTGGGTCACTTCAACGCGCGCGATCTCGGGTTCATGGCCTAG